The Vairimorpha necatrix chromosome 1, complete sequence genome contains a region encoding:
- a CDS encoding V-type proton ATPase catalytic subunit A (VMA1): MSEINIIEKIFKELDLNEVKESEQGLIYSISGPVVIGKNMSGCAMYELVKVGAEGLTGEIIKIENDKVTIQVYEETSGLCVNDIIIRTGKPLCAELGPGMFENIYDGIQRPLKDIHEVTRSIYIPRGIDVPSLDRKREYEFIPHKKEGEYVFGGDILGETFENSLIQTKILVPPKMTGKLTFVAQRGNYTLKDVMAEVENNEIKKEIFMFHSWPVRIPRPVKEKINATSPLFTGQRILDSLFPCVQGGTTAIPGAFGCGKTVISQSLSKYSNSDAIVYVGCGERGNEMSEVLMDFPKLTVEGKSDSIMKRTVLVANTSNMPVAAREASIYTGITISEFIRDQGMNVSMMADSSSRWAEALREISGRLAEMPADSGYPAYLSAKLAFFYERAGAVTCLGSPDRTGSVTIVGAVSPPGGDFSDPVTSATLGIVQVFWGLDKKLAQRKHFPSINWNLSYSKYFASLQPYYENIDSNFIRYRTKCKEILQMDDDLSEIVQLVGKNALSETEKLILDISKLIKEDYLQQNGYSDYDRYCPFIKTRLMLKNIIEYFEKAQKMITVKKKTWTEIKKETEEIFYRLMKMKFFMPDEKLEKKLDELYLDIENTFNKLK; encoded by the coding sequence ATGTCTGAAATAAACATTATAgagaaaatattcaaaGAATTAGATTTAAATGAAGTAAAAGAAAGTGAACAAGGTCTTATTTACTCGATTTCCGGGCCAGTAGTGATCGGTAAAAATATGTCTGGGTGTGCCATGTACGAACTTGTCAAAGTGGGCGCAGAAGGCTTAACAGGCgaaataatcaaaatagaaaatgaCAAAGTTACAATTCAAGTTTATGAAGAGACTAGCGGCTTATGTGTCaatgatattattattagaaCAGGCAAGCCTCTTTGTGCTGAATTAGGACCAGGTAtgtttgaaaatatttatgatgGAATTCAGAGACCATTAAAAGATATTCACGAAGTTACAAGAAGTATTTACATTCCTAGAGGAATAGACGTACCGTCTTTAGATAGAAAAAGGgaatatgaatttatacCGCACAAGAAAGAAGGAGAATATGTTTTCGGTGGAGATATTTTAGGAGAGACTTTTGAGAACTCACTGATACAGACGAAAATTCTTGTACCACCAAAAATGACAGGCAAGCTCACTTTCGTAGCTCAAAGAGGAAATTACACCTTGAAGGATGTCATGGCAGAAgtagaaaataatgaaataaaaaaggaaatttttatgtttcaCAGTTGGCCGGTCAGGATTCCGAGACCTGTCAAGGAGAAAATAAATGCCACTAGTCCACTTTTCACTGGGCAGAGGATTCTTGACTCACTTTTCCCTTGTGTACAAGGCGGGACCACTGCCATCCCCGGCGCCTTTGGGTGCGGGAAGACTGTCATTTCTCAATCTTTGTCCAAATATTCGAACTCAGACGCGATTGTCTACGTCGGCTGCGGCGAACGTGGAAATGAAATGAGCGAAGTTTTGATGGATTTCCCGAAATTGACAGTAGAAGGCAAATCTGACAGTATCATGAAAAGGACTGTATTAGTGGCGAATACTTCAAATATGCCAGTAGCAGCAAGAGAAGCTTCTATTTACACTGGTATTACAATCTCTGAATTTATTAGAGATCAAGGAATGAATGTGTCAATGATGGCCGACTCATCGTCAAGATGGGCAGAAGCCTTAAGGGAAATTAGTGGGCGACTGGCAGAAATGCCTGCTGACTCGGGCTATCCTGCGTATTTGTCTGCCAAATTGGCCTTTTTCTATGAGAGAGCGGGTGCTGTCACATGTTTAGGGTCTCCTGATCGAACAGGGTCTGTTACAATTGTAGGCGCAGTCTCGCCACCAGGCGGAGACTTCAGTGACCCCGTCACTTCTGCGACCTTAGGAATTGTCCAAGTCTTCTGGGGCCTAGATAAGAAATTGGCACAGAGGAAACATTTCCCGTCTATTAATTGGAATTTGAGTTACTCGAAATATTTCGCGAGTTTACAACcttattatgaaaatattgacTCAAATTTCATAAGATACCGAACAAAATGTAAAGAGATTTTACAAATGGACGACGATTTATCAGAAATAGTACAATTAGTAGGGAAAAATGCACTATCAGAGACAGAGAAATTAATTCTAGATATTAGTAAACTAATCAAAGAAGATTATTTACAACAAAATGGATATTCTGATTATGACAGATATTGTCCATTTATAAAGACGAGACTGATGCTTAAGAATattattgaatattttgaGAAAGCACAGAAAATGATAACAGTTAAGAAAAAGACATGGACagaaataaagaaagaaacggaagaaatattttacagaTTGATGAAAATGAAGTTTTTTATGCCTGATGAGAAATTAGAGAAGAAGTTGGatgaattatatttagataTTGAGAATACTTtcaacaaattaaaatga
- a CDS encoding spore wall protein 7 (SWP7): protein MIKIIIFQLVWNSYIRARYDDTRGDDFIQHNSVGSDIFEDEYGLFPDYALTKKDSEPMDDELRCAKSDQTFIVSLNVHLQKYAVESIESASKSKLNMILPEREAVLSYLGTIVNEMNSDLIRFGVQIVLHITRYKTENFIVTDSFDSSCEIKDPISDRLDESHNQLKDLYQDNMGLHLFVWTCPQDNKDFLTIKINENERCGRTIGALWQGIDLTRINIKSSIIEAITGVPNLYLDGNFPAKEVFSNVCKFVGDCIGAEPGVVGWKNQALVQVIHAIPDNSAHD from the coding sequence atgataaaaattattatcttTCAACTTGTATGGAACTCATATATCCGAGCTCGTTACGACGACACCCGCGGAGATGACTTTATACAACACAACAGTGTGGGCAGCGACATCTTTGAGGATGAATATGGACTATTCCCTGACTACGCCTTAACTAAAAAAGATTCAGAGCCAATGGACGACGAGCTTAGATGCGCGAAATCCGACCAAACTTTCATTGTTTCCTTAAATGTGCATCTTCAGAAATATGCAGTAGAATCTATTGAAAGTGCTTCTAAGTCAAAGTTGAATATGATATTACCAGAGAGAGAAGCAGTATTAAGTTATCTTGGTACTATAGTAAATGAAATGAATAGTGATTTAATAAGATTTGGCGTACAAATAGTATTACACATAACGAGATATAAAACTgagaattttattgtaactGACTCTTTTGATTCCTCGTGCGAAATTAAAGATCCTATAAGTGATCGTCTTGATGAAAGTCATAATCAATTAAAAGATCTTTATCAGGACAACATGGGACTTCACCTTTTTGTTTGGACATGTCCGCAAGATAACAAAGATTTCTtaacaattaaaattaatgaaaatGAAAGATGCGGAAGAACAATAGGAGCATTGTGGCAAGGAATAGATCTAACAAGAATTAACATTAAATCTTCTATTATTGAAGCTATCACAGGAGTCCcgaatttatatttagatgGAAATTTCCCAGCTAAAGAAGTTTTTTCGAATGTTTGTAAATTCGTAGGCGATTGTATTGGAGCTGAGCCAGGAGTAGTAGGTTGGAAGAATCAAGCACTTGTTCAAGTTATCCATGCCATACCTGACAATTCAGCACatgattaa
- a CDS encoding transcription initiation factor IIF subunit alpha, with product MVKFKIIYLPDITKKNCIFTNINLKKLSSPITLSRESPLEEEVVFNSRKRSEVVEYETEEYKKLKNKESCPLLIEDADSLMFSGKLQEVGSGSSSHFTFIRQGNLIYMTPIKKWYRFTQKFTQKNVEEEVTKFVPENEKHEESNDSDREEIDYEDNFQDDDGEDYNFEVQKQKKLTKSGKKLRVLVDNLGNEDRSEEDEDVEDIEEIKMPNILTNEKIRECFKTPTLSVKELIRKLRTNFSLGNEEKSILKKFINEFCVYETDKVTGEKQLKLK from the coding sequence ATGGTaaagtttaaaattatttatttgccAGACATCACCAAgaaaaattgtatttttacaaatataaatttaaagaagtTATCTTCTCCCATCACATTATCAAGGGAATCTCCTCTAGAAGAAGAAgttgtttttaattctaGAAAAAGAAGTGAAGTCGTAGAATACGAGACagaagaatataaaaaattaaaaaataaagaatcaTGTCCTCTTCTTATAGAAGACGCAGACTCTTTAATGTTTTCTGGTAAGTTACAGGAAGTTGGTTCTGGTTCCTCCAGCCACTTTACCTTCATAAGACAaggaaatttaatttacatGACACCAATAAAGAAATGGTACAGATTTACACAGAAATTTACACAGAAAAATGTAGAAGAAGAAGTCACGAAATTTGTTCCTGAAAATGAAAAACACGAAGAATCAAATGATTCTGATAGAGAAGAAATCGATTATGAAGATAATTTCCAAGATGATGACGGGGAAGATTACAATTTTGAAGTgcaaaaacaaaagaagCTGACCAAATCGGGGAAGAAACTTAGAGTCTTAGTAGACAATCTTGGTAATGAAGACAGATCCGAAGAAGATGAGGATGTAGAAGAtattgaagaaataaagatGCCTAATATTCTGACTAATGAGAAAATTAgagaatgttttaaaactcCGACTTTGTCAGTGAAGGAATTGATAAGGAAATTGAGGACTAATTTTAGTTTAGGAAATGAAGAGAAATCAATactcaaaaaatttattaatgaatTTTGTGTATATGAAACAGACAAAGTCACAGGAGAAAAACAACTTAAATTGAAGTAA
- a CDS encoding RuvB-like helicase (RVB2) has protein sequence MVEFENKQKRIGIHSHIQDINNLVNINAQDSCKKALIQIKSLLTFNKSNQIFIIKGAPGTGKTILAQEIFQNDFLINSISASEVNSLKINYSEFITQEMRRSIRLRIKEVLKVIEGEVTSLTSSKIGLKTLDMESIFEIGDKMQRQIEMEKIVVGDVIRIIKERGKIIKLGITSSKIDPDLLGDLNSVSCPEGELFKTIEEVQNLSLHDIDCLNNRTHGYLNLYNGETGEIFQEVRNEVNEKIKKWILEGKVVMERGILIIDNVHVLSDEILSLINKSAEMNISPMILLIDNSVDNRVINFINTALVIKIDEMGKEDFKNILISRISFLAVNLETEALDFLVSLAVSHGINYAINILDICVFKERDENALSFGLADFQKMSKLFLPFEKLF, from the coding sequence ATGGtagaatttgaaaataaacaaaagaGAATAGGAATACATTCTCATATTCAAGATATTAACAATCTTGTTAATATTAACGCACAAGATTCATGTAAGAAAGCATTGATACAAATTAAATCTCTTTTGACGTTCAATAAATCAAACcaaattttcataataaaaGGCGCGCCGGGCACAGGAAAGACGATTTTAGCGcaagaaatatttcaaaatgattttttaataaattctatAAGTGCTAGTGAAGTCAACAgtctaaaaattaattattcaGAATTTATTACACAAGAAATGCGTCGGTCTATAAGATTACGAATAAAAGAAGTTTTAAAAGTTATAGAAGGCGAAGTGACAAGTCTTACTTCATCAAAAATAGGATTAAAGACTTTAGACATGGAATCAATATTCGAAATAGGTGACAAAATGCAGAGACAAATAGAAATGGAGAAAATAGTCGTAGGCGACGTAAttagaattataaaagaaagagGAAAAATTATCAAGTTAGGTATAACTTCATCAAAAATAGATCCAGATCTTCTTGGAGATCTAAATTCTGTTTCGTGTCCAGAAGGagaattatttaaaacaatagaAGAAGTCCAGAATTTGTCTTTACACGACATTGATTGTTTAAATAACAGGACACACGGgtatttaaatctttataatGGCGAGACAGGAGAAATTTTCCAAGAAGTAAGAAATGAAGTAAAtgagaaaattaaaaaatggatTTTAGAAGGGAAAGTAGTAATGGAAAGAggaatattaattattgaTAATGTTCATGTGCTTAGTGACGAGATATTGTCTCTGATAAATAAATCGGCAGAAATGAATATTTCTCctatgattttattaattgatAATTCTGTAGACAACCgagttataaattttataaacacaGCACttgttattaaaattgatgaaatgggaaaagaagatttcaaaaatattttaatttctagAATAAGTTTTTTAGCAGTAAATTTAGAGACTGAAGCTTTGGATTTTTTAGTAAGTTTGGCGGTTTCTCATGGGATAAATTAcgctataaatattttggatATTTGCGTTTTTAAAGAACGCGATGAAAATGCGCTTAGTTTTGGATTAGCagattttcaaaaaatgtCTAAGCTTTTTTTGCCTTTtgagaaattattttag
- a CDS encoding ABC transporter, with translation MTHKRPFYKHDLDILNDLLVEYVFSKPLVRTFVLYIVIGTFGVCWFNVLTVEATSKLTNDISKNNDLSGSLFYFAILTILSITMTELNNFIFVTPVQHVFRMTGKNSFKNFINMDLTQYNKIGCGEIQTIIDRESKAISELVEVIFINVINILFTIILACFSIYQNLGIVNMFVILITLIIYIYTTIKIVHWRTQIRKEYNASQQLCSNHLHDSLINHETILSYKTEENESLKYETYVSEVETNCNRTWRSLSVLYLVNKFIFAIQCFIIITIGNFGFFTVKMAAKDVVFYISINRTLYSSFGNLGFFYSRYTQAILNAKTSFKPEFIEEDKDLQVVDNFTKEIKILDGAFAYNTKIVLQNINFTINKGEKVAIIGKNGSGKTSLIKMLMRFENYNGEIFLDDYNVKNISNASFRSLIAYAPQTSFLFNETVYYNLTYGMSINDKEEVYEVSKKINVHDSINRLENQYETQVGDKGHRLSGGERQKIILLRCALKNAQIIILDEPTAALDKKAEYEILNSLMKFNVEKTVIMVLQNYELLHMFDKVIKLQNNTVTSHIKRDGIFETLKI, from the coding sequence ATGACACATAAAAGGCCATTTTACAAACACGATTTAGACATTCTAAATGATTTATTAGTAGAATACGTTTTTTCGAAACCACTAGTTCGCACATTCGTTCTTTACATCGTAATTGGAACATTTGGAGTCTGTTGGTTTAATGTTCTGACTGTAGAAGCTACTAGTAAATTAACAAACGatatatctaaaaataatgatttaTCAGGTAGTCTATTCTATTTCGCAATATTAACTATATTATCGATTACTATGACGGAActaaacaattttatatttgtcaCTCCCGTGCAACATGTTTTTAGAATGACTggtaaaaattcttttaaaaattttatcaatatgGATTTAACTCAATATAACAAAATAGGATGTGGGGAAATACAAACTATAATCGACAGAGAAAGTAAAGCGATAAGTGAATTAGTAGAAGTTATATTCATCAAtgttattaatatattgtttACAATTATATTGGCCtgtttttcaatatatcaaaatttaGGTATAGTAAACATGTTCGTTATATTAATAACTTTGataatttacatttatacAACAATCAAAATAGTCCATTGGCGAACACAAATAAGAAAAGAATACAACGCATCACAACAATTGTGTTCAAATCATTTACACGattctttaataaatcatGAGACTATTTTATCATACAAAACAGAAGAAAATGAATCATTGAAATATGAAACATATGTCTCTGAGGTAGAAACAAATTGTAATAGAACATGGAGATCTTTAAGCGTTTTATATCTTGTaaataagtttatttttgctatacaatgttttataataattacaaTAGGTAACTTTGGTTTTTTTACTGTCAAAATGGCAGCTAAAGACGTGGTCTTTTACATTTCAATTAATAGAACATTGTACTCAAGTTTCGGAAATCTTGGATTTTTCTATTCAAGATACACACAAGCTATTTTAAACGCAAAGACATCTTTTAAACCAGAATTTATTGAAGAAGATAAAGATTTACAAGTTGTagataattttacaaaagaaataaaaattttagatgGGGCATTTGCTtacaatacaaaaattgtACTGCAAAATATCAATTTCACAATAAACAAAGGCGAGAAAGTCGCAATTATCGGGAAAAATGGATCAGGTAAAACTTCCCTAATAAAAATGCTAATGagatttgaaaattataatggggagatatttttagatgatTATAacgtaaaaaatatatcaaatgCATCATTCCGCTCACTTATCGCTTACGCACCACAaacttcttttttgtttaatgaGACTgtctattataatttaacttACGGCATGTCAATTAATGACAAAGAAGAAGTTTACGAagttagtaaaaaaattaatgttCACGATTCTATAAATAGATTAGAAAATCAATATGAGACGCAAGTCGGAGACAAAGGGCACAGGTTAAGTGGAGGAGaaagacaaaaaattatacttCTAAGATGCGCATTGAAAAATGCTCAGATTATTATCTTAGATGAGCCTACGGCCGCTTTAGATAAAAAGGCagaatatgaaatattaaacagTTTGATGAAGTTCAATGTAGAGAAGACTGTTATAATGGTTTTACAGAATTATGAACTTCTACACATGTTTGAtaaagttataaaattgcAGAATAATACAGTCACTTCACATATCAAAAGAGATGGAATATTTgagacattaaaaatataa
- a CDS encoding cytoplasmic tRNA 2-thiolation protein, with amino-acid sequence MKKLFCTLCKELPTIKINVLNYCKDCFIKQLESKIQKNFRNIPYKSKILILFDGRLENIIFLEMLTNQKNSKMFDFYLFNISKMKAEIIREKTNMIEIYDVHENILEKHNGHKNALEIDEEFASFFSERFSLSKNLQISLFNFIKHSKIDVVLYCKSVENVCVDIINKVSLGLTIDERDVSDLKIGNLCLFINLFKSIKNKEILYMAHLKNIKFKNEKIDKLKNKKRFSIEKFVSEIDKNNPLATFNIINTVNKINKK; translated from the coding sequence atgaagaaattattttgcaCGCTATGTAAAGAACTCCCcactataaaaatcaatgtACTAAATTATTGTAAAGATTGTTTTATCAAACAATTAGAAagtaaaatacaaaaaaattttagaaatattccATACAAAAGTAAGATTCTGATACTTTTTGATGGAAGactagaaaatataattttcctAGAAATGTTGAccaatcaaaaaaattcaaagatgtttgatttttatctttttaatatttcaaaaatgaaaGCTGAAATTATTAgagaaaaaacaaacatgATTGAAATTTACGATGTacatgaaaatattttagaaaagcACAATGGACATAAAAATGCTTTAGAAATCGATGAAGAATTtgcttcatttttttctgaaaGATTTTCGCTCTCAAAAAATCTAcaaatttcattatttaattttataaaacattcCAAAATAGATGtagttttatattgtaaatcTGTAGAGAATGTTTGTGTAGATATAATTAACAAAGTCAGTCTTGGGCTGACTATCGACGAAAGAGATGTGTctgatttaaaaataggAAATTtgtgtttatttattaatttgtttaaaagTATCAAAAACAAGGAAATTTTGTATATGgcacatttaaaaaatattaaatttaaaaatgaaaaaattgacaaattaaaaaataaaaaaagattttctATTGAGAAATTTGTATCagaaattgataaaaataatccaCTGGCCACGTTTAACATAATTAACACCgtcaataaaataaataagaagtga